Proteins co-encoded in one Stomoxys calcitrans chromosome 5, idStoCalc2.1, whole genome shotgun sequence genomic window:
- the LOC106090975 gene encoding uncharacterized protein LOC106090975, producing MISSRSSSYFIAIFSTLMYAWLIVYNTTIVIKYRRVKDGYEEFEYVTMDEEDDAKPMKPISLSISLNDYYTYLDELELYVLMLTLSLLLIVGVNLRIHQAMAPWLVVGAILVVFGFIFGTITWNSKYTLELLVVVAQAACWLPVYSCYKEFRENYYFKQKQFVRPSKYSVGGSPAESTKLKAQSNKAQETEEGIGMVAL from the exons ATGATTTCTTCACGCAGCAGCTCATATTTCATTGCGATATTCTCGACCTTAATGTATGCCTGGTTAATTGTTTACAATACAACAATTGTAATTAAATATCGTCGAGTTAAAGATGGATATGAAGAATTCGAATATGTCACCATGGATGAAGAAGATGATGCTAAGCCCATGAAGCCCATAAGCTTATCAATCAGCT TAAATGATTACTATACCTACCTGGATGAATTGGAATTGTATGTTCTTATGTTGACGCTGTCTTTACTCTTGATTGTGGGAGTGAATTTG CGTATCCATCAAGCTATGGCACCTTGGCTTGTGGTTGGAGCAATACTTGTTGTTTTTGGATTCATATTTGGCACTATAACTTGGAATTCAAAGTATACATTGGAGTTACTAGTTGTTG tTGCTCAAGCAGCATGTTGGCTGCCAgtttatagctgctataaggaATTTCGTGAGAActattattttaaacaaaaacaatttgttCGTCCCAGCAAATATTCTGTGGGTGGAAGCCCTGCCGAATCTACAAAATTAAAGGCTCAAAGCAACAAGGCtcaagaaacagaagaaggcaTTGGAATGGTAGCTTTGTAA
- the LOC106090974 gene encoding uncharacterized protein LOC106090974 isoform X1, whose translation MTSKSDRVANLTVWCKVSFVMAVCSIIMYMCLMANHITGLLLYYQIISMPEAKDESNEWQNFLTFWFRSIRVTNVYGVVAELILRITMFILSILLISGLKLHRHRFISPWLIMGVVIVSVELCIALFTVTGPIIIGLQTLMWFPVYTFYKKLRKTRYWKQMGFINTYTVWEDTKKFREWRSNIPSLTNKGVV comes from the exons atgACATCGAAATCGGACAGAGTTGCCAATCTAACCGTATGGTGTAAAGTGTCATTTGTTATGGCTGTTTGCTCCATAATCATGTATATGTGTCTTATGGCGAATCATATAACAGGGTTATTGCTTTATTACCAAATAATTTCGATGCCAGAGGCGAAAGACGAATCTAATGAATGGCAAAATTTCTTAACATTTTGGTTCAGAAGTATCAGAG TTACCAATGTATATGGAGTTGTTGCTGAATTGATTTTGCGCATTACCATGTTTATATTATCAATTTTATTGATTTCGGGTCTTAAGCTT cATCGTCATCGTTTTATATCTCCTTGGCTTATAATGGGAGTTGTTATAGTTTCCGTAGAGCTGTGCATAGCGCTATTCACAGTTACTGGCCCCATTATCATAG GCCTCCAGACATTGATGTGGTTTCCGGTTTATACATTTTATAAGAAATTACGCAAAACTCGCTACTGGAAGCAAATGGGATTCATTAATACCTATACAGTATGGGAAGATACAAAAAAGTTTCGCGAATGGCGTTCAAACATTCCATCGCTAACAAACAAGGGAGTTGTTTAA
- the LOC106090977 gene encoding uncharacterized protein LOC106090977, with the protein MSPRSKFAIVIGIFSAIWHLLLGILLFAAGSVMDEIMEEEESGEQESPKVDPEKYAQIKEMFKEYAMGFLFLGVTVCVAMFVVSVLLVVGVKKQRPRLVAPWVYITVIAMVLQIVAVFVDADDDDSSDFMEILSCVFYAAIWFPIYLMYKKMVKAQKAPVCAPISSPVNPHYAAYVAPVAASQVPTEFSHTAKYVECETKIPIVAQQPMYPDVPAPCNFSMKV; encoded by the exons ATGTCTCCCCGTTCGAAATTTGCCATTGTTATTGGCATATTCAGTGCCATATGGCATTTACTTTTGGGCATCCTGTTGTTTGCTGCAGGCAGTGTTATGGACGAAATCATGGAAGAAGAAGAAAGCGGTGAACAGGAAAGCCCCAAAGTGGATCCTGAGAAATATGCCCAGATCAAAGAGATGTTCAAGG AGTATGCTATGGGCTTCCTCTTCCTTGGAGTCACTGTTTGTGTGGCAATGTTCGTTGTCTCTGTTCTTTTGGTTGTCGGAGTCAAGAAG CAACGTCCTCGCTTGGTGGCTCCTTGGGTATATATCACCGTTATTGCCATGGTTCTTCAAATTGTGGCCGTATTCGTTGATGCTGATGACGATGATAGTTCCGATTTTATGGAAATCCTTAGTTGCG TCTTCTATGCCGCCATTTGGTTCCCCATTTACCTTATGTACAAGAAAATGGTAAAAGCCCAAAAAGCTCCAGTCTGCGCTCCAATCAGCAGTCCTGTCAATCCCCATTATGCTGCCTATGTTGCTCCGGTAGCTGCTAGCCAAGTTCCCACAGAATTCTCTCATACCGCAAAATATGTGGAATGCGAGACCAAGATTCCTATTGTTGCCCAGCAGCCAATGTACCCCGATGTGCCTGCACCCTGCAACTTTAGCATGAAAGTTTAA
- the LOC106090971 gene encoding uncharacterized protein LOC106090971 isoform X1, producing the protein MYDACMMYVLSAFGMYELQNSKYQCSIKKDLNGKQFLNLAHFAKFIRTESTNKMACSKWPLFVARFFIFVYTCLSLYYMGGLMGLYNFDEETTNDAEDKSSEKVVDPDNTTLDGENLKVMSREDIAECTIDLVSSIAVAIASVFLYVGLKMKMHKLILPWLVVSFLYVFVESIVLFIDDESEIEEATIFVVFLYVAAMWYPIYKQYKAIRCAKCKPQQQPTQLSFSTTEFVHHQTATAPVEV; encoded by the exons ATGTATGATGCATGTATGATGTATGTATTATCAGCATTTGGAATGTACGAATTGCAGAATTCAAAGTACCAATGTTCAATCAAAAAAGATttaaatggaaaacaatttttgaatttagctcattttgcaaaatttattcGCACTGAAAGCACTAACAAAATGGCTTGTTCAAAGTGGCCTTTATTTGTAGCacgatttttcatttttgtctaTACATGTTTATCGCTGTACTACATGGGCGGTTTGATGGGCCTGTATAATTTCGATGAGGAAACTACTAATGATGCCGAAGATAAGTCCAGCGAAAAGGTGGTCGATCCTGACAACACCACATTAGATGGGGAAAATTTGAAAGTCATGTCAC GTGAAGACATAGCTGAATGTACCATTGATTTGGTTAGTAGTATTGCTGTGGCCATTGCTTCAGTCTTCTTGTATGTGGGCCTTAAAATG AAAATGCACAAATTAATATTGCCTTGGCTTGTCGTTTCCTTCCTTTACGTCTTTGTGGAGAGCATTGTCTTGTTTATCGACGACGAATCGGAAATAGAAGAAGCCACCATATTCGTCGTATTTT TGTACGTTGCTGCCATGTGGTATCCCATCTATAAGCAATACAAAGCGATTCGTTGTGCCAAATGTAagccacaacaacaacccacTCAACTCAGTTTTAGCACAACGGAATTTGTCCACCATCAAACCGCCACAGCACCTGTGGAAGTTTAA
- the LOC106090974 gene encoding uncharacterized protein LOC106090974 isoform X2: MAVCSIIMYMCLMANHITGLLLYYQIISMPEAKDESNEWQNFLTFWFRSIRVTNVYGVVAELILRITMFILSILLISGLKLHRHRFISPWLIMGVVIVSVELCIALFTVTGPIIIGLQTLMWFPVYTFYKKLRKTRYWKQMGFINTYTVWEDTKKFREWRSNIPSLTNKGVV; encoded by the exons ATGGCTGTTTGCTCCATAATCATGTATATGTGTCTTATGGCGAATCATATAACAGGGTTATTGCTTTATTACCAAATAATTTCGATGCCAGAGGCGAAAGACGAATCTAATGAATGGCAAAATTTCTTAACATTTTGGTTCAGAAGTATCAGAG TTACCAATGTATATGGAGTTGTTGCTGAATTGATTTTGCGCATTACCATGTTTATATTATCAATTTTATTGATTTCGGGTCTTAAGCTT cATCGTCATCGTTTTATATCTCCTTGGCTTATAATGGGAGTTGTTATAGTTTCCGTAGAGCTGTGCATAGCGCTATTCACAGTTACTGGCCCCATTATCATAG GCCTCCAGACATTGATGTGGTTTCCGGTTTATACATTTTATAAGAAATTACGCAAAACTCGCTACTGGAAGCAAATGGGATTCATTAATACCTATACAGTATGGGAAGATACAAAAAAGTTTCGCGAATGGCGTTCAAACATTCCATCGCTAACAAACAAGGGAGTTGTTTAA